Proteins encoded in a region of the Gulosibacter sediminis genome:
- a CDS encoding MmgE/PrpD family protein encodes MRNHEVRVHRSEENLAREDQLAWKLAEVAADPVEVSEEVTDMVINRVIDNASVAAASLNRAPIVAARGQATAHPVSRHGEGATVFGLDAGERTSPEWAAWANGVAVRELDFHDTFLAAEYSHPGDNIPPILAVAQHLAAARGLSGRDLVRGIATGYEVQVDLVKGISLHKHKIDHVAHLGPSAAAGIGTLLGLDAETIFQAVGQALHTTTATRQSRKGEISTWKAHAPAFAGKMAVESVDRAMRGQTSPTPIYEGEDGVVAWLLDGPEGRYTVPLPEAGEAKRAILDTYTKEHSAEYQAQAWIDLARKLHHAHPELVEHPERIESVRIETSHHTHYVIGSGANDPQKYDPTASRETLDHSIPYIFTVALQDGTWHHVGSYSPERAARPDTVELWHKVTTVEDPEWTRRYHSLDISEKAFGGAVVIRLADGTELRDEIAVADAHPLGARPFAREQYAQKFRTLAADVLEAGEIERFLEVAQRLPELGPEELGQLTIVAAPGKLLTPPADGIF; translated from the coding sequence GTGCGTAACCACGAAGTTCGCGTCCACCGATCCGAAGAGAACCTCGCCCGCGAAGACCAGCTCGCGTGGAAGCTCGCCGAGGTCGCCGCCGACCCCGTCGAGGTGAGCGAGGAGGTCACCGACATGGTGATCAACCGCGTCATCGACAACGCCTCGGTCGCCGCCGCCTCGCTCAACCGCGCGCCGATCGTTGCCGCGCGCGGGCAGGCCACCGCGCATCCCGTCTCGCGCCACGGCGAGGGCGCGACCGTGTTCGGCCTCGACGCAGGTGAGCGCACGAGCCCCGAGTGGGCCGCCTGGGCAAACGGCGTCGCCGTGCGCGAGCTCGACTTCCACGACACCTTCCTCGCCGCCGAGTACTCGCACCCGGGCGACAACATCCCGCCGATTCTCGCGGTGGCGCAGCACCTCGCGGCGGCCCGCGGCCTGAGCGGTCGCGACCTCGTGCGCGGCATCGCGACCGGCTATGAGGTGCAGGTCGACCTCGTCAAGGGCATCTCGCTGCACAAGCACAAGATCGACCACGTCGCGCACCTCGGCCCGTCGGCCGCGGCCGGCATCGGCACCCTGCTCGGCCTCGACGCCGAGACGATCTTCCAGGCCGTCGGCCAGGCGCTGCACACCACCACCGCGACGCGGCAGTCGCGCAAGGGTGAGATCTCGACATGGAAGGCGCACGCGCCCGCATTCGCCGGCAAGATGGCGGTCGAGTCGGTCGACCGGGCGATGCGCGGCCAGACGAGCCCGACGCCGATCTATGAGGGTGAGGATGGTGTCGTCGCGTGGCTGCTCGACGGCCCGGAGGGGCGCTACACGGTGCCGCTTCCCGAGGCGGGCGAGGCGAAGCGCGCGATCCTCGACACCTACACGAAGGAGCACTCGGCCGAGTACCAGGCGCAGGCCTGGATCGACCTCGCGCGCAAGCTGCACCACGCGCATCCCGAGCTCGTCGAGCACCCCGAGCGCATCGAGTCGGTGCGTATCGAGACGTCGCACCACACGCACTACGTCATCGGTTCGGGCGCGAACGACCCGCAGAAGTACGACCCGACGGCGTCGCGCGAGACGCTCGACCACTCGATTCCGTACATCTTCACGGTGGCGCTGCAGGACGGCACGTGGCACCACGTCGGCTCCTACTCGCCCGAGCGCGCGGCCCGGCCCGACACCGTTGAGCTCTGGCACAAGGTGACGACGGTCGAGGACCCGGAGTGGACCCGCCGCTACCACTCGCTCGACATCAGCGAGAAGGCCTTCGGCGGCGCGGTCGTCATTCGCCTCGCCGACGGCACCGAGCTTCGCGACGAGATCGCGGTCGCCGACGCGCATCCGCTCGGCGCCCGGCCGTTTGCCCGCGAGCAGTACGCGCAGAAGTTCCGCACGCTCGCCGCCGACGTGCTCGAGGCGGGCGAGATCGAGCGCTTCCTCGAGGTCGCGCAGCGCCTGCCCGAGCTCGGGCCGGAGGAGCTCGGCCAACTCACGATCGTGGCCGCGCCCGGCAAGCTCCTCACCCCGCCCGCCGACGGCATCTTCTAG
- the prpB gene encoding methylisocitrate lyase, translating to MLYASTSPAEKRAAFRERLASGELLRFPGAFNPLSARLIERKGFDGVYVSGAVLAADLGLPDIGLTTLSEVAGRGKQIARMTELPTIIDADTGFGEPMNVARSIQELEDAGLAGAHIEDQINPKRCGHLDGKQVVDEDTAIKRIRAAVDARRDTNFLIMARTDIRAAEGLDAAIDRAKALVDAGADAIFPEAMRTLDEFAAMRAAVDVPLLANMTEFGKSELFSVDELRDVGMNLVIWPVSMLRISMGATERALDELRQTGHLRGKLGEMQHRAELYELIDYEAYNHFDTSIFNFRVDR from the coding sequence GTGCTCTACGCATCCACCTCACCCGCCGAGAAGCGCGCGGCGTTTCGCGAGCGGCTCGCCTCGGGCGAACTGCTGCGGTTCCCCGGTGCCTTCAACCCGCTCTCGGCGCGGCTCATCGAGCGCAAGGGCTTCGACGGCGTCTACGTGTCGGGCGCCGTGCTCGCGGCCGACCTCGGGCTGCCCGACATCGGCCTCACGACCCTGAGCGAGGTCGCGGGCCGGGGCAAGCAGATCGCACGTATGACCGAGCTGCCGACGATCATTGACGCCGACACCGGCTTCGGCGAGCCGATGAACGTGGCCCGCAGCATCCAGGAGCTCGAGGACGCCGGGCTCGCCGGCGCCCACATCGAGGACCAGATCAATCCGAAGCGCTGCGGGCACCTTGACGGCAAGCAGGTCGTCGACGAGGACACCGCGATCAAGCGCATCCGCGCCGCGGTCGACGCGCGCCGCGACACGAACTTCCTGATCATGGCGCGCACCGACATCCGCGCCGCCGAGGGGCTCGATGCGGCGATCGACCGCGCGAAGGCGCTCGTCGATGCCGGCGCCGACGCGATCTTCCCCGAGGCGATGCGCACCCTCGACGAGTTCGCGGCGATGCGCGCGGCCGTCGATGTGCCCCTGCTCGCGAACATGACCGAGTTCGGCAAGAGCGAGCTGTTCTCGGTCGACGAGCTGCGCGACGTCGGCATGAACCTGGTGATCTGGCCCGTGTCGATGCTGCGCATCTCGATGGGCGCGACCGAGCGCGCGCTCGACGAACTCAGGCAAACCGGACATCTGCGCGGGAAGCTGGGGGAGATGCAGCACCGTGCGGAGTTGTACGAGCTCATCGATTACGAGGCGTACAACCACTTCGATACGTCGATCTTCAACTTCCGCGTCGATCGGTAG
- a CDS encoding bifunctional 2-methylcitrate synthase/citrate synthase produces the protein MEAKEIYKGLAGVPVDYTAISKVNAETNSLLYRGYPVQELAERSSFEEVALLLWHGELPSADALAEFTAFERANRALPERVKQLIDDLPVTSHPMDVVRTAVSVLGALDETTEDNSEAMNLLKSKRLFAALPAVVAYDQRRRRGEALVEPRDDLDYAQNFLWMAFGEEAAPEVVDAFRVSMVLYAEHSFNASTFTARVIASTTADLYSAVTGAIGALKGALHGGANEAVMHAFEEIGSAENVVPWLDDALANKRKIMGFGHRVYKHGDSRVPTMQAAMERMIAYYGRDDMLELYRTLAGEFLERKGIYPNLDYPAGPTYHLMGFDTQTFTPLFVAARVTGWTAHVLEQNANNALIRPLSVYNGPEERHL, from the coding sequence ATGGAAGCCAAAGAAATTTACAAGGGTCTCGCCGGTGTGCCGGTCGACTACACCGCGATCTCGAAGGTGAATGCCGAGACGAATTCGCTGCTCTATCGCGGGTATCCGGTGCAGGAGCTCGCCGAGCGTAGCTCGTTCGAGGAGGTCGCGCTGCTGCTCTGGCACGGCGAGCTGCCGAGCGCGGATGCGCTGGCCGAGTTCACCGCGTTCGAGCGCGCGAACCGCGCGCTGCCCGAGCGCGTCAAGCAGTTGATCGACGACCTGCCCGTTACGTCGCACCCGATGGATGTCGTGCGCACGGCGGTGTCGGTGCTCGGCGCGCTCGACGAGACGACCGAAGACAACTCCGAGGCGATGAATCTGCTCAAGTCGAAGCGGCTGTTCGCGGCGCTGCCCGCGGTGGTCGCGTACGACCAGCGGCGCCGCCGCGGCGAGGCGCTCGTGGAGCCGCGCGACGACCTCGACTACGCGCAGAACTTCCTCTGGATGGCCTTCGGTGAGGAGGCCGCGCCCGAGGTGGTCGACGCGTTCCGGGTGTCGATGGTGCTCTACGCCGAGCACTCGTTCAACGCCTCGACGTTCACCGCTCGGGTGATCGCGTCGACGACGGCCGACCTCTACAGCGCGGTCACGGGGGCCATTGGCGCGCTCAAGGGTGCGCTGCACGGCGGCGCGAACGAGGCCGTCATGCACGCGTTCGAGGAGATCGGCTCGGCCGAGAACGTCGTGCCGTGGCTCGACGATGCGCTCGCGAACAAGCGCAAGATTATGGGTTTCGGTCACCGCGTCTACAAGCACGGCGACTCGCGCGTGCCGACGATGCAGGCGGCGATGGAGCGCATGATTGCGTACTACGGCCGCGACGACATGCTCGAGCTCTACCGCACGCTCGCAGGGGAGTTCCTCGAGCGCAAGGGCATCTACCCGAACCTCGACTACCCGGCCGGCCCGACGTACCACCTCATGGGCTTCGACACGCAGACGTTCACGCCGCTGTTCGTCGCGGCGCGTGTCACGGGCTGGACGGCGCACGTGCTCGAGCAAAACGCGAACAACGCCCTCATCCGCCCCCTCTCGGTCTACAACGGCCCAGAAGAACGCCACCTCTAA